In Aquimarina sp. TRL1, a single window of DNA contains:
- a CDS encoding CBS domain-containing protein, whose translation MKTSPHIINEIEPLGVDAKIEDIQLLFNELTYTHFPVTKDSIYIGCIPEADIRSFETEKKLDAYRYALEGFFVREQNNWLDTLESFAQNNTNIMPVLDDDNTYLGYLELSDIMNLFNQTPFLNEPGNILIIEKGVQDYSFSEISQIIESNNAKILGLFISMIENDVAQITIKISDSDLNNIVQTFRRYSYNITSHHQEDAFLTNLKERSKYLEKYLNI comes from the coding sequence ATGAAGACGAGTCCACATATAATAAATGAAATAGAACCTCTGGGGGTTGACGCCAAAATAGAAGACATACAACTACTATTCAATGAATTAACCTATACACATTTCCCTGTTACAAAAGACAGTATATATATAGGCTGCATCCCCGAAGCTGATATTAGAAGTTTTGAAACTGAAAAAAAATTAGATGCTTACCGATACGCATTAGAAGGCTTTTTTGTCAGAGAACAAAACAATTGGCTGGATACTCTTGAGTCTTTTGCCCAGAACAATACTAACATCATGCCTGTTCTTGATGATGACAATACATATCTGGGATACCTGGAACTCAGTGACATTATGAATTTATTCAATCAAACACCTTTCCTCAATGAGCCGGGCAATATCCTTATAATAGAAAAGGGAGTACAAGATTATTCATTTAGTGAAATTTCTCAAATCATTGAGTCCAACAATGCCAAAATACTAGGTCTTTTTATTTCTATGATTGAGAATGATGTCGCTCAAATTACCATAAAAATCAGTGACAGTGACTTGAACAACATAGTTCAGACTTTCAGAAGGTATAGCTACAACATCACCTCTCACCATCAGGAAGATGCTTTTTTAACCAACCTTAAAGAGCGTTCGAAATATTTGGAAAAATACCTAAACATATAA
- a CDS encoding alpha/beta fold hydrolase: MKLYANVIGEGRPFLILHGFLGMSDNWKTLGKHFSAEGYQVHLIDQRNHGRSFHSDVFSYKVMAEDVKMYCDANDLSDVVLLGHSMGGKVAMQLGVTYPELINKLIIADIGPKYYPLHHQDILDGLQSLDFETLQTRGAVDKELSSYVSDPGVRMFLMKNLYWKEKGRLGLRINLDALVKNVSEIGKPLDENEQYKQEVLFLKGDRSNYIQERDKENILKQFPAAVFGEISNAGHWLHAENPKEFMVNVLKFVKN; this comes from the coding sequence ATGAAGCTATACGCTAATGTAATCGGAGAAGGGAGACCGTTTTTAATTCTCCATGGTTTTTTAGGAATGAGTGATAACTGGAAAACGCTGGGAAAACATTTTTCTGCAGAAGGCTATCAGGTGCATCTAATAGATCAACGAAACCATGGAAGAAGCTTTCATAGTGATGTTTTTAGTTATAAGGTGATGGCAGAAGATGTCAAGATGTATTGTGATGCGAATGATTTAAGTGATGTGGTCTTATTAGGGCATTCTATGGGAGGGAAAGTAGCGATGCAGTTAGGGGTTACTTATCCCGAGTTGATTAATAAATTGATTATTGCAGATATCGGTCCCAAGTATTATCCACTTCACCATCAGGATATATTAGATGGGTTACAGTCATTAGATTTCGAGACTTTACAAACAAGAGGAGCAGTAGATAAAGAACTAAGTAGCTATGTTAGTGATCCTGGAGTTCGAATGTTTCTTATGAAAAATTTGTACTGGAAAGAAAAAGGACGATTAGGTTTGCGTATAAATCTGGATGCTTTGGTCAAAAATGTATCAGAAATAGGAAAGCCTCTTGATGAAAACGAACAATATAAGCAAGAAGTATTGTTTCTTAAAGGGGATCGTTCTAATTATATTCAGGAAAGAGATAAAGAAAATATTCTAAAACAGTTTCCTGCGGCTGTTTTCGGGGAAATCTCTAACGCAGGACATTGGCTTCATGCTGAAAACCCTAAAGAGTTTATGGTCAATGTGTTGAAATTTGTTAAAAATTGA
- a CDS encoding OmpH family outer membrane protein, which produces MKKRVLLAVTVLSWLFYIAPAHAQKGIRIGYIDMDYILENVPEYNEASAELETKVQKWKVEIEAELKVVEQMKKDLNNERVLLTKELIEEREEDIVFKEKEILEYQQKRFGPNGDLFLQKKRLVQPVQDQVFVAVQEIAKNKRYDFIFDKSAEPVMLYSADRYDISDQVLLRINRTSKRKQLNSKKEKKALERNEKRSVEQEKEVSQRQKNASKKEAERQQLLEERKRLRDSIRAVKKKEFEERRAKLIEARNRKRDSINASKSKKEESDGGI; this is translated from the coding sequence ATGAAAAAAAGAGTTCTTTTAGCAGTAACAGTATTAAGTTGGTTATTTTATATTGCTCCTGCGCATGCTCAAAAAGGAATTAGAATAGGATACATCGACATGGATTATATCCTGGAAAACGTTCCCGAATACAACGAAGCCTCTGCTGAACTAGAGACGAAAGTTCAAAAATGGAAAGTCGAGATAGAAGCGGAATTAAAAGTTGTGGAGCAGATGAAAAAGGACTTAAATAACGAACGCGTTTTACTAACCAAAGAACTTATAGAAGAACGCGAAGAAGATATTGTTTTTAAAGAAAAGGAAATACTGGAATACCAACAAAAGCGATTTGGACCAAACGGAGATTTATTCTTGCAGAAAAAACGATTGGTACAGCCCGTACAAGATCAAGTATTTGTTGCTGTGCAAGAAATTGCTAAAAACAAAAGATATGATTTCATATTTGACAAATCGGCAGAACCTGTTATGTTGTATTCTGCAGACAGATATGACATAAGCGATCAGGTATTATTGCGTATCAACAGAACTTCCAAGAGAAAACAATTAAATAGCAAAAAAGAGAAAAAGGCACTGGAAAGAAACGAAAAAAGAAGTGTCGAGCAAGAAAAAGAAGTAAGTCAAAGACAAAAAAACGCATCAAAAAAGGAGGCCGAAAGACAACAATTATTAGAAGAAAGAAAAAGACTTAGAGATTCTATAAGAGCAGTGAAGAAAAAAGAATTCGAAGAAAGAAGAGCAAAACTTATAGAAGCCAGAAACAGAAAGAGAGATTCTATCAACGCTTCAAAAAGTAAAAAAGAAGAAAGTGATGGAGGTATATAG
- a CDS encoding pyridoxine 5'-phosphate synthase has translation MTKLSVNINKIATLRNSRGGNTPNLLKVATDVETFGGEGITIHPRPDERHIRYQDAYDLKPVVSTEYNIEGNPIPKFVELVLAVKPTQVTLVPDAEDAITSDAGWDTVKHKDFLKEVIAEFKANGIRTSIFVDPVAAMIEGAKETGTDRIELYTESYAAAYTLGNEKAIQPYADCAQLACDIGLGVNAGHDLSLDNIKFFKENIPGLLEVSIGHALISESLYLGLENVVNMYLRKLK, from the coding sequence ATGACAAAGTTAAGTGTTAACATTAATAAAATAGCAACGCTACGTAATTCTAGGGGAGGAAATACGCCAAACCTATTAAAAGTTGCTACCGATGTAGAAACTTTTGGAGGGGAGGGAATAACCATTCACCCTAGACCCGATGAGCGTCATATACGATACCAGGATGCCTATGACTTAAAACCTGTAGTTTCTACAGAGTATAATATAGAAGGAAATCCTATTCCAAAATTTGTAGAATTGGTTTTGGCAGTTAAACCAACTCAAGTAACCTTGGTGCCGGATGCAGAAGATGCAATAACCAGTGATGCAGGTTGGGATACAGTGAAGCATAAAGATTTTTTGAAAGAAGTAATCGCAGAGTTTAAGGCTAATGGAATACGAACATCTATTTTTGTTGATCCCGTAGCAGCTATGATTGAAGGGGCGAAAGAAACAGGCACGGATAGAATCGAGTTGTATACGGAAAGTTATGCGGCAGCCTATACTTTGGGGAATGAGAAAGCAATCCAGCCATATGCAGATTGTGCACAATTAGCTTGTGATATTGGATTAGGAGTTAATGCAGGGCATGATTTATCATTGGATAATATTAAGTTTTTTAAAGAAAATATCCCAGGACTTTTAGAAGTTTCTATAGGGCATGCTTTGATTAGTGAATCATTGTATTTAGGACTGGAGAATGTGGTGAATATGTATCTTCGAAAGTTAAAATAG
- a CDS encoding isoprenyl transferase, with protein sequence MTEKDQLNSNIPKHVAIIMDGNGRWAKKQGLFRTAGHKSGSKAVKEAVEASAEIGVKYLTLYAFSTENWNRPKLEVETLMKLLVSSLKKEIKTLQKNNIKLNAIGNLDALPPKVKKELLEVIDSTKSNDRMTLTLALSYGSREEIIKTIQEISIKIKNNVFSPHLINETVINEHLYTKNLPDVDLLIRTSGEQRISNFLLWQIAYAELYFTEILWPDFKKHDLFEAILNYQQRERRFGKTSEQLS encoded by the coding sequence ATGACAGAAAAAGATCAACTAAACTCTAACATACCGAAACACGTAGCCATCATTATGGATGGCAACGGAAGATGGGCTAAGAAACAAGGATTATTCAGAACGGCAGGACACAAAAGCGGATCTAAAGCTGTAAAAGAAGCTGTAGAAGCCAGTGCAGAAATTGGTGTTAAATATCTAACGCTATACGCTTTCTCTACTGAGAACTGGAATCGTCCAAAATTAGAGGTGGAAACCTTAATGAAACTCTTAGTCAGCTCTTTAAAAAAAGAAATTAAAACCCTTCAAAAAAACAATATCAAGCTCAATGCCATTGGCAATCTAGATGCCCTCCCGCCCAAAGTAAAAAAAGAATTACTGGAAGTTATTGATTCTACAAAATCTAACGACCGTATGACTTTGACCCTGGCACTCAGCTATGGAAGTAGAGAAGAGATCATAAAAACTATCCAAGAAATAAGCATTAAAATTAAAAATAATGTATTTTCGCCACATCTCATAAATGAAACAGTCATTAATGAGCATTTGTATACCAAAAATCTACCTGATGTGGATTTACTAATACGAACAAGTGGAGAACAGCGTATTAGCAATTTCTTATTATGGCAGATTGCATATGCTGAATTATATTTTACTGAGATATTATGGCCTGATTTTAAAAAACATGATTTATTTGAAGCCATATTAAATTATCAACAAAGAGAAAGAAGATTTGGAAAAACTAGTGAACAGCTTAGTTAA
- a CDS encoding outer membrane protein assembly factor, translating into MTRKLSIAYFAIFAFLLNTVSVTAQDLPGTNGKQYILGEIKVTGISSYNESTVVTFTGLKKGERIYLPGDRIRKVIKKLWNLELFSDINFYITKVENGVADIEIHIQEVPELSEVRVEGVKKRKGEELIKDNGLTKGVKVTENLITNTRNYISNKYKKEGFLNTKVAINVSAVKDTTNTNKVNMLIRVDRGEKVKIDNIVINGNSQLADKKVLAAMKNTKKKKPLRFWKRSKYIKDKYQEDKESIITKYKEKGYRDARIVSDTLIVNEDETVSLALAIEEGNKHYFGDITFLGNSVYTDKQLARQLVIQKGDVYNGVLLEKQIQDQTKPDANDLTNLYQNNGYLFSNIDAVETKIENDTIDFEIRIREGKLVHFNHITVSGNDKTNDHVIYRNLRTKPGQRYSKELVVRTIREIGQLGFFDAEQLNPQFLNADPNAGTIDINYPVVERGASQIELQGGFGGGGFVGTLGLAFNNFSMRNIFNKKAYRPLPMGDGQTFRIRAQASRIFQIYSISFVEPWLGGKRPYQLSTSFSHSINYLFNSRTRDVAKDQRFLRTGATIGIAKRLNWPDNYFTLSQALSVQHFNLKNYNTRLFTFGNGYSNDLAYTIGINRNNTSVNPIFPTAGSDFNVSFKFSPPYSLFDGVDYKALADERSALEEELSELDRNTTAGSLRAQEITDEIGAIDQERFNWLEYYKIKFNGNWYTSLFNIGKKPLVLRTGAEYGFLGAYNSDRGVIPFERFALGGDGLGGGSLDSREIIGLRGYPNQSLVPQSRSNNPELIDDGATIYNKYSLELRYPITLKPSASIYMLGFLEGGASYDSFRDFNPFQLNRSAGLGLRIFMPAFGLLGIDFGYGLDPIPGTNTGPNGWETHFIIGQQF; encoded by the coding sequence ATGACAAGAAAATTATCAATTGCTTATTTTGCAATCTTTGCATTTTTACTAAACACAGTATCAGTTACAGCACAAGATTTACCTGGTACCAATGGAAAACAGTACATCCTCGGAGAAATCAAAGTAACAGGAATTAGTAGTTACAATGAAAGTACCGTTGTTACTTTTACAGGATTAAAAAAAGGGGAACGTATTTATCTACCCGGAGATAGAATCCGAAAAGTCATTAAAAAATTATGGAACCTTGAACTATTTAGTGATATTAATTTTTATATCACTAAAGTAGAAAATGGAGTTGCCGATATTGAAATACACATTCAGGAGGTTCCCGAATTAAGTGAAGTTCGCGTTGAAGGAGTTAAAAAACGAAAAGGAGAAGAACTCATTAAAGATAATGGACTGACCAAAGGAGTAAAAGTTACCGAAAACCTCATTACCAATACACGTAACTACATTTCTAACAAATACAAAAAAGAAGGGTTTCTAAATACCAAAGTTGCCATTAATGTTTCTGCCGTAAAAGATACTACAAACACGAATAAAGTTAATATGCTAATCCGTGTAGACAGAGGGGAGAAAGTAAAAATTGACAATATTGTTATTAATGGTAACTCCCAGTTAGCTGATAAAAAAGTATTGGCTGCCATGAAAAATACGAAGAAGAAAAAACCACTTCGCTTCTGGAAACGATCGAAATATATAAAAGATAAATATCAGGAAGATAAAGAAAGCATCATTACCAAATACAAAGAAAAAGGATACCGTGATGCCAGAATTGTTTCTGACACCCTAATTGTTAATGAAGATGAAACAGTCTCACTGGCACTGGCTATTGAAGAAGGAAACAAGCACTACTTCGGTGACATTACCTTTTTAGGAAACAGCGTATACACAGATAAGCAATTAGCCCGGCAATTAGTGATCCAGAAAGGAGATGTGTACAATGGAGTTCTTTTAGAAAAACAAATACAAGATCAGACAAAACCAGATGCTAATGACCTTACGAATTTATACCAAAACAATGGATATCTATTCTCTAATATTGATGCTGTAGAGACAAAAATAGAAAACGATACTATTGATTTTGAAATTCGAATCAGAGAAGGAAAGCTTGTACATTTTAATCATATAACTGTTTCTGGGAACGACAAGACGAATGATCATGTAATCTACAGAAATCTTCGTACAAAACCAGGACAACGATACAGTAAGGAATTAGTAGTTAGAACCATTCGGGAAATTGGTCAGTTAGGGTTTTTCGATGCAGAGCAATTAAATCCGCAATTCTTAAACGCTGACCCGAATGCCGGAACAATTGACATTAATTATCCTGTAGTAGAGCGAGGAGCCAGTCAAATTGAGCTCCAAGGTGGATTTGGAGGAGGAGGGTTCGTTGGGACACTCGGTCTGGCCTTTAACAATTTCTCGATGAGAAATATTTTTAACAAAAAAGCATATCGCCCATTACCAATGGGTGATGGACAAACCTTCAGAATCAGAGCACAAGCTAGTAGAATATTTCAGATTTACAGTATCTCATTTGTAGAACCCTGGTTAGGAGGAAAAAGACCTTATCAGCTATCTACCTCTTTTTCTCACTCTATCAACTACCTGTTTAACAGCAGAACAAGAGATGTAGCAAAAGATCAACGATTCCTTAGAACAGGAGCAACTATTGGTATTGCGAAGCGACTTAACTGGCCTGATAATTATTTCACCCTTTCTCAAGCATTAAGTGTTCAACATTTTAATCTAAAAAATTATAACACCCGTTTATTTACTTTTGGAAACGGATACTCTAACGACTTAGCATACACCATCGGAATTAATCGAAACAACACTTCTGTTAACCCGATATTCCCTACTGCAGGTTCTGATTTTAATGTTAGTTTTAAATTCTCACCTCCTTACTCTTTATTCGATGGAGTTGATTATAAAGCTTTAGCTGATGAGAGAAGTGCCCTAGAAGAAGAACTAAGTGAATTAGATAGAAATACAACCGCAGGATCGCTAAGAGCTCAGGAAATCACTGATGAAATTGGAGCGATCGACCAGGAAAGATTTAACTGGCTGGAATACTACAAGATTAAATTCAACGGAAACTGGTACACATCCTTATTTAACATCGGAAAAAAACCATTGGTTTTAAGAACCGGAGCTGAATACGGATTCCTAGGTGCATATAATAGTGATCGAGGAGTTATTCCTTTTGAAAGATTTGCACTTGGAGGAGATGGTCTCGGAGGAGGTAGTCTTGATTCCAGAGAAATTATAGGTCTTAGAGGATACCCAAATCAATCCCTGGTTCCACAAAGTAGATCAAATAATCCAGAATTAATTGACGATGGGGCAACAATTTACAATAAATATTCGTTAGAGCTTCGTTACCCTATTACACTAAAACCATCTGCATCAATTTATATGCTAGGGTTTTTAGAAGGAGGAGCTTCTTACGATAGTTTTAGAGACTTTAATCCTTTCCAATTAAATAGATCTGCTGGTCTAGGTTTACGTATATTTATGCCTGCCTTTGGATTACTTGGAATCGATTTCGGTTATGGGTTAGACCCTATCCCTGGTACAAATACAGGACCAAACGGATGGGAAACTCACTTTATCATAGGGCAACAGTTTTAA
- a CDS encoding OmpP1/FadL family transporter, whose protein sequence is MKKLLSLILFILVTVVTYAGGYRVSIQGQRALAMGHTGVAVVNSAELVFFNPAGLVYLESKINVSAGANAVFGQVAFQNELTGISSETDNPVGTPLELYGSYKVNDWMTLGLGVYTPYGSEVVWPTDWAGSHLVNNIELAAIYIQPIVSFKLSDVFSIGGGPIFVTGSVNFNRNLSRTLADIDGNRSNVTLDDSGVSNWGWSIGAMFNPSERLRVGFNYRSEIIIKAEGGEATFSNVPNSPGVPFSNGTTTFDANLPLPAELTVGVSYQLNKKWLFAFDYNRQYWSVYKSLDIDFGNTPTGPDSRNLRNYKNSSVYRFGTQYEATPKITLRAGYYYDETPVRPGFFAPETPRNDSQGFTGGLSFAVTPKLAIDASFLYLRFSEVEASYDYATESNGQFSSFGGTYKSSVFSPGLGVTYKL, encoded by the coding sequence ATGAAAAAACTTTTATCATTAATTCTATTCATATTAGTGACAGTGGTCACGTATGCGGGTGGATATAGAGTGAGTATTCAAGGACAGAGAGCGTTAGCTATGGGGCATACGGGTGTCGCAGTAGTTAATAGTGCTGAGCTGGTGTTTTTTAACCCGGCAGGTCTTGTGTACTTGGAGAGTAAAATAAATGTTAGTGCTGGAGCTAATGCCGTTTTCGGTCAGGTAGCGTTCCAGAATGAGCTTACTGGTATTTCATCAGAGACAGATAATCCGGTAGGTACCCCATTAGAATTATATGGTTCTTATAAAGTCAATGATTGGATGACATTGGGATTAGGAGTGTATACTCCATATGGTAGTGAAGTAGTTTGGCCTACCGATTGGGCAGGTTCTCATTTAGTGAATAATATAGAACTTGCAGCCATATATATTCAACCGATCGTTTCTTTTAAGCTTTCGGATGTATTTAGTATTGGAGGAGGACCAATATTTGTAACTGGTTCTGTTAATTTTAACAGGAATTTATCCAGAACACTGGCAGATATCGATGGGAATCGTTCGAATGTTACACTGGATGATTCTGGTGTTAGTAACTGGGGATGGAGTATTGGAGCAATGTTTAATCCATCAGAACGCCTTCGGGTAGGATTCAATTATAGAAGTGAAATTATTATTAAAGCAGAAGGAGGAGAGGCGACATTCAGTAATGTTCCGAACTCTCCAGGAGTTCCGTTTTCTAATGGGACGACTACTTTCGATGCCAACCTGCCTTTACCGGCAGAATTAACTGTTGGAGTTTCTTATCAGTTAAATAAAAAATGGTTATTTGCCTTTGATTATAACCGACAGTATTGGAGTGTTTATAAATCATTAGATATTGATTTCGGTAATACGCCTACGGGACCTGACTCCAGAAACCTGAGAAATTATAAAAATTCATCTGTTTACAGATTTGGGACTCAATATGAAGCAACTCCAAAAATTACATTGAGAGCAGGGTACTATTATGATGAAACACCAGTTCGTCCTGGGTTCTTTGCGCCAGAGACTCCACGTAATGATTCACAAGGATTCACAGGTGGGTTGAGTTTTGCGGTTACTCCAAAATTAGCAATTGATGCTTCTTTTCTTTACCTGAGATTTTCAGAAGTAGAAGCTTCTTATGATTATGCGACAGAATCTAATGGACAATTTTCTTCTTTTGGAGGAACGTATAAATCAAGTGTTTTTTCACCAGGTTTGGGAGTAACATATAAATTGTAA
- a CDS encoding OmpH family outer membrane protein has protein sequence MKQLRTLLVACALVLGTSGFMNAQSKVAHIASQELVESMPSFKNAKSEIQKLNKTYDAEIRNMVLELQNTIKKYSQEAETKTDEENLKRQQEIQATEKSINDYRQNALQDLQKKEAELMKPILEKARASIQKVARAQGFQYVLDSTTGTGVIMADGKNLMADVKKDLGI, from the coding sequence ATGAAACAATTAAGAACCCTATTAGTAGCTTGTGCATTAGTATTAGGAACATCAGGATTTATGAACGCACAATCCAAAGTAGCTCATATAGCATCTCAGGAGCTTGTTGAATCAATGCCTTCTTTTAAAAATGCTAAAAGCGAGATTCAAAAATTGAACAAGACATATGATGCGGAAATCAGAAATATGGTGTTAGAGCTTCAAAATACGATCAAAAAATATTCTCAAGAAGCAGAAACTAAAACAGACGAAGAGAACTTAAAAAGACAGCAAGAAATCCAAGCAACTGAAAAGAGTATAAACGACTACAGACAGAATGCATTACAGGATCTTCAGAAAAAAGAAGCTGAATTAATGAAGCCTATTTTAGAAAAAGCACGTGCCTCTATCCAAAAAGTAGCAAGAGCTCAAGGATTCCAATATGTATTAGATTCTACAACTGGAACTGGAGTAATTATGGCTGATGGGAAAAACCTGATGGCAGACGTAAAAAAGGATTTAGGTATTTAA
- a CDS encoding NAD kinase: protein MKIGIYGQFYHENSGIYIQQLLETLDRNKVEVVIEKKFLELINLHDDIDKSYSHFSTFEELDESYDLFFSIGGDGTILKTVTYVRDLGIPIAGINTGRLGFLATIQKEEIKDSIELILNKKFYISPRSLLTIETSPKNDEFGVLNFAMNEVTVSRRNTTSMITVHTSLNDEYLNSYWADGLIVSTPTGSTGYSLSCGGPVITPDTESIVLTPISPHNLNVRPLVIPDNQEVKLKASGREDTYLVSLDSRIHTLKNDTTVIIKKAPFKINMVVLEGNNFLKTLRKKMLWGEDKRN from the coding sequence ATGAAGATAGGAATTTATGGGCAATTTTATCATGAAAATTCTGGCATATACATCCAACAACTTCTGGAAACTCTTGACAGGAACAAGGTAGAGGTAGTTATCGAAAAGAAATTTCTGGAGCTCATCAACCTCCATGATGATATTGATAAATCTTATTCTCATTTCAGCACCTTTGAAGAGCTGGATGAATCATATGATCTCTTTTTTAGTATCGGAGGAGATGGTACTATATTAAAAACGGTAACTTATGTAAGAGACCTTGGCATCCCAATAGCTGGGATAAACACAGGACGTCTCGGATTTCTTGCTACCATCCAAAAAGAAGAAATAAAAGACAGTATTGAATTAATTCTTAATAAAAAGTTTTACATCTCCCCCAGGAGTCTCTTAACAATAGAAACCTCCCCGAAGAATGATGAATTTGGAGTACTTAATTTCGCAATGAATGAGGTAACTGTAAGCAGGCGAAATACCACCTCTATGATTACCGTACACACCAGCCTAAATGATGAATACCTAAATTCTTATTGGGCAGACGGATTAATTGTATCAACACCAACTGGGTCGACCGGTTATTCATTAAGCTGTGGCGGACCTGTTATCACTCCTGATACTGAAAGCATTGTACTAACCCCTATCTCACCCCATAATCTCAATGTACGACCGTTGGTTATCCCGGATAACCAAGAAGTAAAATTAAAAGCATCTGGAAGAGAAGACACTTATTTAGTCTCTTTGGACTCCAGAATTCACACATTAAAAAATGACACCACTGTAATTATAAAAAAAGCCCCATTCAAGATTAACATGGTTGTTCTAGAAGGAAATAACTTTTTGAAAACACTCAGAAAAAAAATGCTCTGGGGAGAAGATAAAAGGAACTAA
- a CDS encoding DUF6089 family protein, with product MRYVASFVVVLFFAQFATSQTYEIGLMAGGSNYIGDIGSTTYISPNKLAIGAIGKWNRSKRHAFRASFLYAKLSADDAKGDQRRKQRGLTFTNSVKEISAGMEFNFWEWYLYNDKPQFTPYLYTGITTFNYGASAVDANNRITAYADKWSFAIPMVVGIKKTLGRNLVIGAEIGARYTFTDNIDGSNPDSAYGNSFGNTDNNDWYVFTGITLSYTWGRIPCLCVF from the coding sequence ATGAGGTACGTAGCATCATTTGTAGTAGTTTTATTTTTCGCGCAATTCGCCACATCACAAACGTATGAAATCGGACTGATGGCTGGTGGGTCTAATTATATTGGAGATATAGGTTCTACTACTTATATTTCTCCCAATAAGCTCGCCATTGGTGCTATCGGAAAATGGAACCGAAGCAAGCGACATGCATTTAGAGCATCGTTTCTATATGCTAAACTAAGTGCTGATGATGCCAAAGGAGATCAAAGGAGAAAACAAAGAGGATTAACTTTTACAAATTCTGTAAAAGAAATTTCTGCTGGAATGGAGTTTAATTTTTGGGAGTGGTATTTATATAATGATAAACCTCAGTTCACACCTTATCTTTATACAGGTATTACCACTTTTAATTATGGTGCTTCTGCAGTAGATGCAAACAATCGAATCACTGCCTACGCAGACAAATGGAGTTTTGCAATTCCAATGGTCGTAGGTATAAAAAAGACTTTAGGACGTAATTTAGTAATTGGAGCAGAAATCGGTGCCAGATATACTTTTACCGATAATATAGATGGCAGCAATCCCGACAGTGCGTATGGAAATAGCTTTGGCAATACCGATAATAACGATTGGTATGTATTTACAGGCATCACATTGTCATACACTTGGGGTAGAATTCCTTGCTTGTGTGTATTCTAA